Proteins co-encoded in one Garra rufa chromosome 7, GarRuf1.0, whole genome shotgun sequence genomic window:
- the nckipsd gene encoding NCK-interacting protein with SH3 domain, with protein MYRSLFAFSSAERNALRFPAGESFLILERSSAHWWLATRCSSGETGYIPASYIEKIPAPEQDEVLQSVDRAIEAIHNVAMTNGGKYNLEQRDILQKLIHHRKETLTRRSPTPSGPKQKIPSSSSEVSLSRTPQPANGLSRAYSCQSGEPMSERPVSVPGLYQVPPQPRRAAPVTPPPPEKHRELRRNDPEVPLRVSSTSPAPSSVPPTGPSLSVSSASLDSGSSHSGVSSVSLPSISSTPPPVPKRGKAPPPPLPDRSPQEEPPKKSPQAPPPPAPSPDPSKKRPVPQPIGQQPAAEPQSDTEWPLAPPPASLSAVPMTIGAELIELVRKNTGLSHDLSRVAVGLVVGHLQSALPRTAADMEQVLLSLVESKDLGGALPLGQVCHDEQRLQVIFSDLARHRDDSQQRSWALYEDHALIACYLEELLQILTDADPEVCKKMCRVNDYEAVLSLVSYYQMEHRVSLRLLLLKVFGAMCGLDAALISTLLNSVLTMELSRELQTDTHEHEKMCYSALLMAMIFSMGEQIPLHHYEHLNAAFLQFLLDVIEDGLPSDPTEQLPDLFIHLLLAFNLHLNIPESNMVMQALNKRHNVKNLTEKLVLLLNRGEDPVCVFDHAPPAPHSVLKFLQDVFASRDTADIFYQSDLMVMIDIAVRQISDLSPGERMRMEYLSLMHSIMRSTDYLEHRHRLPDLQAALQRILGEEEEDGADQGSSRQMDKLIVQQIYKEFPHISTD; from the exons ATGTATCGCTCTCTGTTCGCCTTCAGCTCTGCGGAGCGGAACGCGCTGCGCTTCCCCGCGGGAGAGTCTTTCCTCATCCTCGAGCGCAGTAGCGCGCACTGGTGGCTCGCGACGCGCTGCAGCTCCGGAGAGACGGGATACATCCCCGCCTCATATATCGAGAAAATACCG GCTCCAGAGCAGGATGAGGTTCTGCAGTCGGTTGATCGAGCGATTGAAGCCATTCACAATGTGGCCATGACCAACGGAGGCAAATACAACCTGGAGCAGAGAGACATCCTGCA GAAGTTGATCCACCACAGGAAGGAGACGCTGACCCGCAGAAGCCCGACTCCATCCGGACCCAAGCAGAAGATCCCATCGTCCTCCAGCGAGGTGTCTCTGAGCCGCACTCCGCAGCCGGCCAACGGTTTGAGCCGAGCCTACAGCTGCCAGAGCGGCGAGCCCATGTCGGAGCGTCCCGTTAGTGTTCCTGGTCTCTATCAG GTTCCTCCTCAGCCTCGTCGAGCCGCACCCGTGACTCCGCCTCCTCCGGAGAAACATCGCGAGTTACGACGCAACG aTCCTGAAGTGCCACTGAGAGTCTCCTCCACAAGCCCCGCCCCCAGCTCTGTCCCGCCCACTGGGCCCTCTCTGTCTGTGAGCTCCGCCTCCTTAGACTCCGGCTCCTCCCACTCGGGCGTTTCCTCAGTCAGTCTTCCGAGCATCAGCAGCACTCCGCCTCCAGTGCCAAAACGAGGCAAGGCTCCGCCCCCTCCTCTCCCTGACCGATCCCCTCAGGAGGAGCCTCCGAAAAAGAGTCCACAGGCTCCGCCCCCTCCTGCGCCTTCTCCGGACCCTTCTAAAAAGAGGCCGGTGCCTCAGCCAATCGGTCAACAGCCTGCCGCCGAACCCCAATCGGATACGGAGTGGCCGCTGGCCCCGCCTCCCGCTTCTCTCTCAGCCGTCCCCATGACGATCGGAGCGGAGCTGATCGAGCTGGTGCGTAAGAACACGGGGCTGAGTCACGATCTGTCGCGGGTGGCGGTGGGTCTGGTGGTGGGACACCTGCAGAGCGCGTTACCGAGGACGGCGGCGGACATGGAGCAGGTGCTGCTGTCGCTGGTGGAGAGCAAG GATCTGGGCGGGGCTCTGCCGCTGGGACAGGTGTGTCACGACGAGCAGCGGCTGCAGGTGATCTTTAGCGATCTGGCGCGGCACCGCGACGACTCACAGCAGCGCAGCTGGGCTCTGTACGAAGATCACGCGCTCATCGCATGTTACCTGGAGGAGCTGCTGCAGATACTG ACTGATGCGGATCCTGAGGTGTGCAAGAAGATGTGTCGCGTGAACGATTACGAGGCGGTTCTGTCGCTGGTGTCGTATTACCAGATG GAGCATCGCGTGTCTCTGCGTCTGCTGCTGCTGAAGGTGTTCGGGGCGATGTGTGGTCTGGACGCGGCGCTCATCTCCACTCTCCTCAACTCTGTGCTGACCATGGAGCTGTCCAGAGAGCTGCAGACGGACACTCACG agCATGAGAAGATGTGCTACAGCGCGCTGCTGATGGCCATGATCTTCTCCATGGGCGAGCAGATCCCGCTGCATCACTACG AGCACCTGAACGCCGCTTTCCTGCAGTTCCTGCTGGACGTGATTGAGGACGGTTTGCCCTCTGACCCCACAGAGCAGCTGCCGGACCTCTTCATCCACCTGCTGCTGGCCTTCAACCTCCATCTCAATA TCCCGGAGAGTAACATGGTGATGCAGGCGCTGAACAAGAGACACAATGTGAAGAATCTGACTGAGAAACTCGTGCTGCTGCTCAACAGAGgag agGATCCGGTGTGTGTGTTCGATCACGCTCCTCCTGCGCCGCACTCAGTGCTCAAGTTCCTGCAGGATGTGTTCGCCAGTCGAGATACGGCCGATATCTTCTACCAGTCTGACCTGATGGTGATGATCGACATCGCAGTGAGGCAGATCTCAGACCTGTCGCCTGGAGAAAGA ATGCGGATGGAGTATCTGTCTCTGATGCACTCCATCATGCGCTCCACCGACTATCTGGAGCACCGGCACCGGCTCCCCGACCTACAGGCGGCGCTGCAGAGGATCCTGGGAGAGGAAGAGGAGGACGGAGCGGATCAGGGCTCCagcagacagatggacaaactCATCGTGCAGCAGATCTACAAGGAGTTCCCTCACATCTCCACAGACTGA